A window of Phaseolus vulgaris cultivar G19833 chromosome 4, P. vulgaris v2.0, whole genome shotgun sequence genomic DNA:
TAGGTCAAAAACTACAGTTTTTTTCTGTATCTGGGTATTAAGgaatataaaatacaaattcaatgatgatataaaatttataagatcAATCAAGTTATCAATTCCAGGTTGACAAGTGatcaaaaggaaaatgaaagttGAACACAACCATCCAATCAACTAATAAAGTATATGGGTTGGTTTGGTATAACCTTAGAAATGAGGTGCAAAATACAGGGACGAGGTTTATATAAGATAATTGTTAGAAAAAACACATCGACGGTTTTTCACCCACAATTTTAAGGGGATACCGAACTGACAAAGGATATTTGAGCTATTATAATCATTTACAGCTGTGTCAACTTCTACCACTTTCTCTTCATGATCAGAAAGGTCAGGGCTGTTTTTGCCAGAATCATCACCGGATAAAATCTCAGCAAATCTGGTCCAACAAAAAAACCAAATGAATAGGACTTTCAAAATTTGCTACAATTTTTACTTGAGTCAGACATTAGAATGGtcaaataaaaacagaaaaattagaattaaattTTTAGGGAAATAATGCTTTGCTTAACACAACGCAACAATTCTTCTTGTAACTTTGTAGCTGGAACATGTAAACTAATATAGAAGAGGCTAATACTTAAATGATTTTCCTGCAATTCTCGTTGAGTGCCGAGATGGACCCAATTCCTTCGTATCCTCTAAATTGATTTCACTGTCTGACAATTCATTTGCGAAGGGTGTCTTTGGTGACTCTGGTTCGGCACGTTGAATCCTGGTTCTAGGAACCCCTTGATTAACTACAGAAGCTGCACCTGCACCCCCTTTAAAGTCATATTCAGCTTGATGTCCCTGAAATAGGTCATTCGAAGAGTAGATAACAAAAATGAAATCCATTTTCTCTTCAGGCcaaacaaggaaaagaaaagttGATAATTATGATCAGACATTTATTATACAGTAAAAGCCCTAACCTCATACAATTCCTTTGGAAAATCCAGTTTGGCTTCTTCAGGGTTTTCATCTTTCCTCCCAATCCACCATGCATCCGAAAATACAATCTAATAAAATCACGATATTTCTGATAAGGAACATAGGTACCCAAAAGGTGCAATTCCAGAAGATACAAATTGgtaaatgaagaagaaaaaggaaatgcataaaatatttattcctATACCAACAAGAAGTCAAAAGAAGACACAGAGGGAAGAATACCAGTGGTGATAGATATAGACACAAGTATATTTCAAAGAAGAAATGAACATTAACTCTAATATCATAAACACAGGAACTAAAACTGTTATGCATGAAATGGGAATCATGACAGCAGTAACTCATGTTTAGTTCTGTTGGTTACTTTTCCCTATATTCTTAGAAATCAATGCATCATTTCATCCATCTTCTATAACATGAATTCATCGGAGCCCCTACCTTCAGATATCGAGAACGTAACAAGAAACAAAGTGTGCTTACAATACCACAATTACCCCaatataaaattatcaaatgAAAAGGGCTATGATAGGCCAGTATGCACAATGAACTTCTTTGACTAAGCATTTATAAGTCCCATTTTAATTAAACATTAATCAATgtctaaaaggaaaaaaaaaacaggaaGGATAAAAAAACCAACCATGTTATCAAAATAGTCCTCACACATTACACTTTTTCCACCTTTAGGGAACTGTAGAGTCAAGTATCTGTTCTTTGGATATACAATGGTCCCAAATAACTTCATTTGACCCTgaaaagtgaaagtgaaaatgCATCTTGTCAGTTACCAATGCAAAGCACAGTAGCAAATCTAAAGTCCTAAAAATGCTCgaatatttgaaaagaaaaatattattctcTTGATTTCTACTCTCGTCGACAAGATTTTCACCCAACAGGTTATCATTTATAATTATGCTGAATCAGATTTGTGAACTACAACAACTAGCCACTTCAGCTCAGCTGAGTTAGTCAGATGAAATCACAGCCAATAAGGCACGAAACTAGGACCTGGTAAAACTTATAGATCAAGGCAGCCACCCCCAAGTGATGGGAATTCATGAGATGAGTCGTGAAGAAAAAGAATTGAGAGATGTTAGAGGGAGGGAAGGGATGAGGTAATTCGTATATAAAGTCTACACTCTTCTTTCTAACTTTTCTTTGAATTTCTGCCTACTCTACTTATTACTTCTTTTCCTTAACTCATTGAGTATTCTTTGATTGATAACATTAGTCTGTTATTAGTCCTGGAATTATCATATTATGGTTCCAGTTGATACATTCACTAATAGCAAGAATAAAGATTGGAAGAGCCCTTAAAACTTTACTAAGGTTTTCTTTACAGGTTGTCCTTAACTTCTGCTTATGAGCTGTCATTAGCATACACCAAATCCATTCATAACTGAAACAGTCATTCTAGTTCTAGCATATAAGCTTGATGTTCTCGGGCTCATGATAAATCCCCTTCCTTAACATTTCTCCAAAGAAGCCATTCAAAACCAAGATAAAAAACCAAAGCAATAGGTGAAACAAACAGATTGACACTTCCAATAATGTTTAGTTTGAGAACAAGTTCACTTCGTTTATTTTCTAGCTTCACTTTTTATCACAAAAATACAACTCAGCTTTCACTTTATTTCTGTTTTCAAATGTTCATATAGCAAATAGTAAAAATGATCCTTGTTTAAACATTTTATTGTTTCCTAAAATAAAGCACATGCTATTAAACTAAACGAGACccaaattacattaaaaaaaaaacaattccaGATTCCACAACCCAGTTCCAAGCCAGCACACAAAATCCCAACTtgtattcaaaattcaaaacccAGATCAAAACCCACCTGGGGAAAATCAAGATAGAGAACAGGGTTTTTGGTTCCCAAGTCCTTAAGGTCACCGATCTTGCCACCAGCAAGGGGCGCAATTAGCCCGGGGAAGGAGAAGAGGTACCTGCTGCTCTTCCTCTGCGACTTCTTGATGATGTCTTTTCCGTGGTGCTTGACCACGACGGAGGAAGGGTTGAGGTGGACGGAGCTGCTAGCAGGGGTCTCCGAGAGAATGTTGTTGGAAATGGCCAAGGATTTGAGCCTCTTGCGCTCTAACGCTTCTGGGTTTGCGACTTCagtgtcttcttcttccttcttcttcGCCTTCCCCCGCGCCATTGAAGGGTCAAGCTCGTTTGCTTCTTCGGTGTTCTCTTCCGCCTCTGCACCTGCTATGCTCTGTTACACGCGGGAACAGGGGAATTGCctacattttattttgttttctttaatagatattttgttcttttcaaaaattaaacttttttctTTGAATCATGTTTTTCGTGTAACGtctattttcaattttagtatgataaaaaattatctattttcGTTAAATAATTGTActtatgtttagtttttttttagcaTGTTAATGTATAATTAcagaaattatttttgttaataatagtGTCAAAAAGTTGTTTATCTTCTTTGGGTGATTATGTTTAGTCAAATACTAAACTGATAAATTAAGAAAcatgaataaaatttaaagagGAATATACTATAAGCACTATTAagactaataatttttttgggtaattataataaaaaataattttatatttctttttatttttatgtataaaatgtgattattaatatctatgtattattaatattgtattctatttttttacaaaaataaacttGGTGTATAACAACCTTAAATTTTAAGTATTGTTCTTTCTCATTTTAagagtatttaaaaaaaaattggacatAACATATGCATGATTGTATAAATTAATGCAATGTTTTAGTTTGCACGCTTTTAAGTTGAGCTTTTCAAATGTTACAGAGATTTTCAAATCATGCATGTATAGAGATTCCTGAATATTGTGGATGAATCGTTTGACTATGGTTGTTAAGCGTTCCATTCAAAATGTGTTACTGCATATGACCTTGGTGCACCTTTggttcatgttttttttttttcgttctCGCTTGTGTCGGTCTTGTGGTTGgatttgttctttgtttttccTTGAGGTGGTGGTGTGTGAAGAGCAATGTGGTGGTGTTATTCTGAAGAAAGGTGGTGGTTGCGCTAGTGTTTTTGTGACGGCTTGTTGAGAAACAACTTTTGCATGCATTGAgaaaatttttattgttttgaaaaaactttAAACAAACATGTCAAGGAAGAAGCAAGGCATTGGTACAATGAAAGATCATAATCGATTATAGGATTAGCATAGCCAATTATGATAAGTAGAAGCAAAATTGATCATATTCATCATCAGAGACCTTCTTCACTTTAAGAGGTTGATTTTCTTCAAGAAATTGAAAAGTATATGGGTGCAAAATTGTAAAAGATGTGGTTTGCAGTgggtattttttttactttttgagTTGGTTTTCCATTTTACTCTTTTCACTGCCTTAGAATTTCCAATTCCAATTCcaatttttttaccttttttccTAATTTTGTAAGTAGGTTTTTCTGTTATTTCTACttatattgtttttctcaattcAGTTTTTACTGTTTAGTTATGGTTATTGTTTTCAAGTTCTGCTCTTATAATTCATTTTATGTTTTCATACCTTTCAATTTTAGTTTTGCACTTTAAATTCCAAGTTTAGTTTTGTTATAATTAtgtaatttcaaaaatttacattttagtATCCATTTCATTTCAGTTAATGTTTTATGTCTTCAATTTCAATTTAGTCTTTACATTTCATCCTCCACAGTGCATCCTCTCTATCCTTAATTTGTCAAGTAAAAAATCATCCAATAAACTCAATGCACTTATGTTCTTTGGGATTTGACCTAGGTTAACCCTATACCAAACTAGGGAGAAACTTAGTTTTGTTTGAAAATTGAATGCAAATAAAGCAGTTatcaaaatggtgttgttgccTTGTAAACAAAAAgcatacaacaacaaaataaaaaaggccataattgattatgtgacgacataatcaattatattggTTGGAGTTTACTTGGTTGTTGTGTTATATGAAAGCCAATTTGAACATTGTATAAACCATTTACAACATACAATATTACATGTAGGTTTATTGCAAGCAAGTGAAAAGAAAGTTTGAGGTTGAAAAACTTTAGTTCATAGTTTAAGTATGGTCGTTATTGTTGGTTCATTATTGTCACTCGtgcctttattttttattgagttaaatatatttttcgtctCTATACTTTCATGCGAAATTAGTTCTTGTCTCTAATCCAAACTTTAAACCTTCTTGATACTTGTCGTAAGAAAActattaaattagtttttgtcaattttttttaggtgagaaacaaattttatgtattataatatcCACCGCAATGAatcaatatgaaatattttaacatcctAGTTCACATTGAAAATCCGTTATAGTATTCTTACCACAAGTATCCAAAAGATATAAAGTTTAAActgaagacaaaaaaaaatttcacgttataatataataatgaaaaacatatttaatcattttttattttgttgttagaAGATTTTGTTCCATGTCTTTGAAACAAGTATTGATATTGTATAAGTAAAGATCTTGCTCCCATACGTGAAATTACACATTTTCACTAGGCTCATTGCtttcaattttctttatatattatttacaataggttggaatgattttttttagaaaaataaataaaagaaacacacgtattaaataaaattaatttatgtactAAGTATTAATAAACTCATTTTAAATTCTCAAAAAgtcaattttattattacttttattttattttatttttacaaaaattaatgtaaatatcTTTTTTGGAATTTTAAGTATGAGAAGAATCACAAtgcaatataaaatattaaaataacaatgGTGCGTTATATTAGAACATAACATAAAATATGTTATTGGTCTATGTATTTCTATCATAAAAATTATGGATTATGATGTTGTATGTAtgaactttaatttaattttagagagactaaaacaattataaaaatctATATAAGTAGTAGTGATGATCATTTGTATCGTTACTTATAAATTGCATATGTTGTGAAACAATAttagaaagtttaaattataaacaaattatCGTCGACAAAAGTTGATgttcaaacaaattaaaaataatttctaataaaaaaaaatatttgcttTCACTCTAAATAAACAGATAATGTGTATTTGTATAATAATAACTTAAAAACAAATAACCTTTTAGCAATAATTTTGTTTGGCACAATAACAAAATCTCCAATGTGAACAAAAACATTTaacaacataattaaataatCAAATGATGTGACTAAAATTCAAATTAGATTATAATGATTGTGTAAAGATTAGACAACAATTgttagtaaaatatttataaaaaacattttaaaaaaaaatagtattcataagttttttttttctttttcattttggcATATGTGATCAGTAAAGCTATGTTACATGCTAATGGCTTGTAATAAAATGTTAGATTTTGACTAATCATCCACACTAATTattgtatatataaaataaacttaaatatatgaatatttttaaatttaattgattaattaatattttgaattaaataaaCCAACATCTGTAAGTAAATAAAGTGGaataattactattttattaaattatccCTTAtggtaaataattaaaatttaatttttaatatatttatcatttaaattataatattattaatattgacaTCATTCAATATCATAacacaaaaattataatttttaagttatAGTTATGTTTATTCTAATTTCAATATCTGacacaaatattataaaaaatttaggacAACGAAAAAGTTGACTTAAACCTTAAACATGGATAAAacttaaattagtctttaaaatgatACTTTCATGATAatataatcttataaaattcaaacaaaattatataagttttatcatgtttaaaaaataaaataaatatttcggTTCTTTTATACTCAAATTAACAATGTCTCATATACTTAAGGATTAAACTGATAATTTATTCTTTCTcgcttatatatatataaacttttataaataaaatataagatgaTAAAAgtttaaatgaaataattttttttatttaatttcttaaattagTAATTAGTAATTATATGAGTTAATTTTaccttataattttttttactctttcaATGTTTATGAAAGAAATTGTCCAAATAAATCCTAAGattaagattatatatatatatatatattatcttattATTCAAAACATGTTGAACATACATAGATCCACGTCTCTGCTGATGAATCTAGATAAGTCAATTTAGAAAATGATAGAAGAAGTTgtaaatatgaaataatttagtataatatataattaatttagtaaGTGGAAAAAATACTGTTAAGTATTActtttatttgtataaaaaaaaagtttttatatgaaatatattGAAAAACTATTAGAACTACATAAATGTTAACATTAATatcttaaactattttttcattgctaataaaaaaaactaagcaTACTTTATAAACGTTAAACtaagaataattaattaatggattataacatatttatttatacataaatataattaataattagtaTCTATGTTTTATCTATGTTTAAAAGCGCATGAAAGAACCATTAGGTTAAATTAAATCCCCAAAGATAGCTCAATCGGTGATAGATATATATTTGAGAAATACCAGAAATTTCCATTTAACACATTTATGTTCTAATTTTTCAATGTTATAATTTCCCtgaaaattttcataatttgCATTTTTTTGCTCTTAATTTTCTGTTACATTTCGCTCCTTTCTTTTGCCCTGCAACAACGTTTTCCACACTGATCACTTCGTTCTCACGTTTTCTGTTTCTCTACCAATTCGATTCCCCTAACCACCGATTCCAACTCGCGCAATGCGTTTCT
This region includes:
- the LOC137837833 gene encoding DNA-binding protein RHL1 isoform X1, whose translation is MARGKAKKKEEEDTEVANPEALERKRLKSLAISNNILSETPASSSVHLNPSSVVVKHHGKDIIKKSQRKSSRYLFSFPGLIAPLAGGKIGDLKDLGTKNPVLYLDFPQGQMKLFGTIVYPKNRYLTLQFPKGGKSVMCEDYFDNMIVFSDAWWIGRKDENPEEAKLDFPKELYEGHQAEYDFKGGAGAASVVNQGVPRTRIQRAEPESPKTPFANELSDSEINLEDTKELGPSRHSTRIAGKSFKFAEILSGDDSGKNSPDLSDHEEKVVEVDTAVNDYNSSKKKTVVFDLDNEDDAPVHQLNQENKESAGRSKYKEVPASVSASTEVKSSNRGSLVQATISTLFKKVEENKTTRNSRKSPSSKASGQKLQPAGSKRKIDLDEGPKKRGRKTKDKNPGGTKIKAKSKESDDEDDDNEDDAIEEFSNASEDNGSDEDWTASP
- the LOC137837833 gene encoding DNA-binding protein RHL1 isoform X2, whose amino-acid sequence is MARGKAKKKEEEDTEVANPEALERKRLKSLAISNNILSETPASSSVHLNPSSVVVKHHGKDIIKKSQRKSSRYLFSFPGLIAPLAGGKIGDLKDLGTKNPVLYLDFPQGQMKLFGTIVYPKNRYLTLQFPKGGKSVMCEDYFDNMIVFSDAWWIGRKDENPEEAKLDFPKELYEGHQAEYDFKGGAGAASVVNQGVPRTRIQRAEPESPKTPFANELSDSEINLEDTKELGPSRHSTRIAGKSFKFAEILSGDDSGKNSPDLSDHEEKVVEVDTAVNDYNSSKKKTVVFDLDNEDDAPVHQLNQENKESAGRSKYKEVPASVSASTEVKSSNRGSLVQATISTLFKKVEENTTRNSRKSPSSKASGQKLQPAGSKRKIDLDEGPKKRGRKTKDKNPGGTKIKAKSKESDDEDDDNEDDAIEEFSNASEDNGSDEDWTASP